In Etheostoma cragini isolate CJK2018 unplaced genomic scaffold, CSU_Ecrag_1.0 ScbMSFa_632, whole genome shotgun sequence, the following proteins share a genomic window:
- the ddx27 gene encoding probable ATP-dependent RNA helicase DDX27, whose amino-acid sequence NIFIICIFSCCLSVSVSQDQPIVLNRKKKLGGRGANDFNADFDFGERDGPIDDDWVMADIMKQLKTKRMATTLDQKIEKIRKKRKAEERCAEENQEDPGNQEDQEDDVKPAAGEEDENDDDDDDEEQEEDEDEFDSDDEEILTKSDTLRDKDRRRRKRKGGAEAPDKFYADASQFDDQLTFDNMNLSRPLLKAISSLGFQLPTPIQKACVPVGLLGRDLCACAATGTGKTAAFMLPVLERLVYKPRTTQVTRVLILVPTRELGIQVHSVGRQLAQFTSITTCLAVGGLDLKSQEAALRAGPDVLVATPGRLIDHLHNTPSFELSHIEILILDEADRMLDEYFEEQMKEIIRLCSYNRQTMLFSATMTEEVKELAAVSLKEPIRIFVNSNTDVAPCLRQEFIRIRQNREGDREAVVAALLTRTFQDHVMCFTQTRKQAHRLHILLGLLGLKVGELHGELSQNQRLENLRRFKDDQIDILVATDVAARGLDIDGVKTVINFTMPSTVKHYVHRVGRTARAGRSGRSVSLVGETERRMLKDVVKSARSSVKARVLPPEVILKFRDLITKLEKDVQAVMKLEREEREMAATEAKVHDANTIYISHLFQSEERSQFEILKAQMFAERAAKRERRPKRARAMMGEETPTIAANQKAGKGGKKTVFDRELTNTSKKALKHYRAGPSFADRKRLGMDRKRPGSSKFKKK is encoded by the exons aatatatttattatctgtatattcagctgttgtctgtctgtgtctgtctctcaggaCCAGCCGATCGTCCTGAACAGGAAGAAGAAGTTGGGGGGTCGCGGGGCGAACGACTTCAACGCTGACTTTGATTTCGGAGAGAGAGACGGGCCGATCGACGACGACTGGGTGATGGCCGACATCATGAAGCAGCTCAAGACCAAG AGGATGGCGACCACTCTGGATCAGAAGATAGAGAAGATCAGAAAGAAGAGGAAGGCTGAG GAGAGATGTGCTGAGGAGAACCAGGAGGACCCGGGGAACCAGGAGGACCAGGAGGACGATGTGAAGCCAGCGGCAGGAGAGGAAGatgaaaatgatgatgatgatgatgatgaagaacaggaggaggatgaagacgaGTTTGATTCAGACGATGAAGAGATTCTGACCAAATCAG aCACGCTGAGAGACAAAGACCGACGccggaggaagaggaaggggggaGCGGAG GCTCCGGACAAGTTCTACGCCGACGCGTCTCAGTTCGATGATCAGCTGACGTTTGACAACATGAACCTGTCCCGCCCGCTGCTCAag gccATCAGCTCCCTGGGCTTCCAGCTGCCGACCCCGATCCAGAAGGCCTGTGTTCCCGTCGGTCTGCTGGGCCGAGACCTGTGTGCCTGCGCTGCTACCGGGACAG GGAAGACTGCGGCCTTCATGCTGCCTGTGTTGGAGCGCTTGGTTTATAAACCCCGGACCACCCAGGTGACCCGGGTCCTGATCCTGGTTCCCACCAGGGAGTTGGGGATCCAGGTCCACTCTGTGGGCCGACAGCTGGCCCAGTTCACCTCCATCACCACCTGCCTAGCTGTCG GCGGGCTGGACCTGAAGTCCCAAGAGGCCGCGTTACGGGCGGGTCCAGATGTTCTGGTGGCCACGCCGGGCCGGCTCATCGATCACCTTCACAACACGCCGAGCTTTGAGCTGAGTCACATCGAGATCCTGATCCTGGACGAGGCGGACAG GATGCTGGACGAGTACTTCGAGGAGCAGATGAAGGAGATCATCCGCCTGTGTTCCTACAACAGACAGACCATGTTGTTCTCCGCCACCATGACGGAGGAG GTGAAGGAGCTGGCGGCTGTCTCGTTGAAGGAGCCAATCAGGATCTTCGTTAACAGCAACACAGACGTGGCCCCGTGTCTGAGACAAGAGTTCATCAGAATCCGCCAGAACCGGGAGGGGGACAGGGAGGCCGTGGTGGCCG CGCTGCTGACTCGGACCTTCCAGGATCACGTGATGTGTTTCACTCAGACGAGGAAACAGGCTCACAGACTGCACATCCTGCTGGGACTGCTGGGGCTGAAGGTCGGAGAACTGCACGGAGAACtgagccagaaccagagactGGAAAACCTCAG GCGTTTTAAGGACGATCAGATCGACATTTTGGTGGCGACAGACGTAGCGGCCAGAGGTCTGGACATCGACGGAGTTAAAACG GTGATAAACTTCACCATGCCGTCCACGGTGAAGCACTACGTCCACCGCGTGGGACGCACGGCGAGAGCCGGCCGCTCCGGCCGCTCGGTGTCTCTGGTCGGAGAGACGGAGAGGAGGATGCTGAAGGACGTGGTGAAGTCAGCCAGGAGCAGCGTGAAGGCTCGCGTCCTGCCGCCag AGGTGATCCTTAAGTTCAGAGATCTGATCACGAAGCTGGAGAAAGACGTGCAGGCTGTGATGaagctggagagagaggagagagagatggctgCGACTGAGGCCAAGGTACACGACGCTAACACCATCTACATCTCCCATC tcttcCAGTCTGAGGAGCGCTCCCAGTTCGAGATCTTGAAGGCTCAGATGTTCGCTGAGCGAGCGGCGAAAAGAGAGAGACGCCCGAAGAGAGCGAGAGCCATGATGGGAGAGGAGACGCCCACCATAG